In Kaistella sp. 97-N-M2, the sequence ATGTATCCCACAAAAAATATCGTAGAAAATGCGATGAATTCTAAAGATCATACTACTTTGGTAGCCGCGGTAAAAGCAGCAGGATTGGTCGAAACGTTACAAAGCAAAGGACCCTTCACGGTTTTTGCTCCTACCAATGCAGCCTTCGATAAACTGCCTGCAGGTACGGTAGAAATGTTGGTAATGCCCGAAAACAAAGCGATGCTTACCAAAATTCTTACCTATCACGTTGTACCGGGAAGAATTTCTGCAAAAGATCTTGCCATGTGGACCGCAAAAAATGGCGGAAAATATATGACAAAAACAGTTCAAGGCGAAGAACTAACCTTCTGGACCAAAGGAAAAGATATGTATATTAAAGATGCGAAAGGTAATTCAGCGAAAATTACCATCGCAGATGTTAATCAGTCAAATGGTGTTATTCACGTAATCGATACGGTCTTAATGCCATAGTTTCATAGTTTTATTTTTAATGGGGTCACTTCAATTTCGGTTGAAGTGACTTTGTTATTTTAAAGAAACCTTCAGTGTTTTCCTTCCTTTTTCTTATCTTTAACCAAACTATTATATATGAAAAAATTAATTCTGGCTGCTTTTATGGCGGTTTCTGTCTCTGCATATTCGCAATGGAATATTCCCGTAGCAAGTCCACGCCAAAGCGTAGAACAGCAATTCTCCATGTCCAAAATTTCGGTAGATTATGGCCGGCCTGCGGTAAAAGGACGGACAATATTTGGCGATTTGGTACCCTTCGGGAAAGTTTGGCGTGCAGGTGCAAATTCTGCCACAAAAATTACCTTTGGCCAAGCCGTTAATTTTGGCGGAAAAGAAGTGATGGCGGGAACATACGGATTGTTTATCCTTCCGCAGGAAAAAGAATGGAAAATAATTCTGAACAAAGATTCGGACCAATGGGGCGCTTTTACCTACGACGAAAAACTCAATGTCGTGGATATAACAGTTCCCGTTCAAAAAATGACCGAGAAGCAGGAATATTTTGAGGTTTCCCTAAATCCAATGGATGAAAATAAGATTGATCTTGTTTTTAAATGGGATATGACGAAAGTGGTTCTACCGATATCCACCGGAAAACCTGAAATGGTCGCGAAAATCGTCGGAAAGCTGAAAGAAATTAAACAGATCGAAAAAGATTCGGCGCCAAAAAAATAATTCAAAGTGAACTTCGGTTCACTTTTTTATTAATTTTTCGATTTTTCCTGAGGTAATCATCAGTGTGACCATCTAATCTTTTTAATCTCATTTATTACATCATCGATAAACGATAAACGATAAACGATAAACCATAAACCATCACCCATCGCCATCATCAAAAAAATACCTGTCCATTTTTCGGTTGTCTGATAATCTTCCTGTACCTATTTTTGCTTTAAATTTATACCATGGAACTTTCCAATGAACTTATGTACGAAGCATCGCTCACAAAAAATGTCGATTTCGAGGGCGTTTTTTGGATGGGCGTAAAAACAACGGGAATATTTTGCCGTCCAACGTGCACGGCCAGAAAACCAAAACCTGAAAATGTAGAGTTCTTTCAAAACACAAAAGCAGCTATCCTGAAAGGCTACCGTCCGTGTAAAGTCTGCAGGCCGTTGGAAAACATTAACGGGACGCCGGAATATATTCAGCAAATTCTAAAAGAACTTCGCGAAGATCCTTCCTTAAAATTTAAAGATTTCGATTTGGTTCAGCGCGAAATAGAACCCGCTACGATTCGACGGTGGTTTCAAAAAAACCACGGAATGACGTTTCATGCATTTCAAAGAATGTTTCGCCTGAATACTGCCTTCAAAAAAATTCAGCAAGGTGAAAATATTATGGAAACTGCGTACGACAGTGGTTTTGAAAGTTTAAGCGGCTTTAACGAAAGTTTTAAAACAATTTTTGGTGTGTCTCCGAAAAACTCCAAATCCTATAAAATTATCGATTTAAAACGTATCGAAACGCCTGTTGGAACCATGTACGCCGCCGCGATTGAAGAAGGAATTTGTATGCTCGAATTTACGGACCGCAAAATGTTGGAAACCGAATTTAAAGATTTGGCAAAATCTCTCAACGCGACCATTGTTTTGGGTGAAAATCCACATTTTCAGACTCTGGAAAAAGAACTTTCCGAATATTTTATTGGTGAACGAACCCGCTTCAGCGTTCCTCTTTCTCCCGTGGGAACAGCATTTCAAAAAAGTGTTTGGAAAGCTCTGATGGAAATTCCTTATGGTGAAACCTGGACTTACAGAAAACAGTCAGAATTTTTGGGAGATGCGAAAAAAGTTCGTGCGGTTGCTAACGCCAACGGCATGAATAAAATTTCCATAATTATACCGTGTCATAGAGTGATAGGCAGTAACGGCACGCTAACCGGTTATGGAGGTGGCATTTGGCGGAAACAGAAGTTATTGGAATTGGAAAAAGCCATTCTTTTTTAAATCTTAAGCATAGCGCACTAGTGTTATTTGCTTGTATCTATGGTTACCAAAATGTTTCATTTGCAGCAAATCGGGTTTTAAATATTGTTGAATTAGAAGTATGAAATGCATCATTTAATTATGGGAATTCGCTCCCTTATCTCAATTATTGACTTTTAAAAGCCCTCAGCCGCTTTGTTTTTTCGAAATTTATTGGCTTCTGCCCGAACTAATTTTTATCTTTGAAAAAACATCTTTATGAATTTCTCCGTCCAACCCACTTTAGAAAATGAAACAATCAGTTTGGTTCCGCTGGAAAAACATGATTTCGAGGAGTTGTTTGATGTAGCTTCAGATCCGACAGTCTGGGAACAACATCCTAACAAAGAGCGGTACAAAAGAGAAGTATTCGAAAATTTCTTTCAGGGTGCGATGGAAAGCAAAGGTGCCTTTTTAGTCCTCGATAAAGGAACGGAGGAAGTGTTGGGAAGTACAAGATTTTACGATTACGACGAAAAAAATAAAAGCATTCTTATCGGCTATACGTTTTACGGGACTTCATCTTGGGGTAAGAACATCAATTCAGGCGTTAAAAAATTAATGTTAGATTATATTTTTCAATTTGTTGAAACCGTGATTTTCCACGTTGGAAAAACCAATATCCGCTCTATAAAAGCCATGGAAAGGTTGGGCGCAGAAAATGTGGGGGAAGAAGAAGTCGCCTATTTTGGAGAGGATCCAAAAATAAATGTTGTTTTTAAAATTCAAAAAGAAAGCTGGAAACTGAAACTTCATTAAAATCCCATAATTTTTAAAATCTAAATTTTAAAAGATGATTAAAAAAGGCACAAAAGTTAAGTGGAATTGGGGCAGTGGCACCGCCACCGGAAAAGTTATTGAAACTTATACTGAAAGCATCACCAAAACCATCAAAGGTTCCACCGTTACGCGTAACGGTGAGAAGGGTAACAAAGCACTTTTGATTGAACAGGAAGACGGTGACAAGGTTTTGAAAAGTGAAAGTGAAGTTACAAAGCCTGATTGATGGTATCTGAGGCAGACAAAATAAAAAACGCACATCTTCAGTTTGCAGCAGAACGCGGTTTCGGAAAAACCTACTGTCCGTCGGAAGTCGCAAGGGAATTGTTTCCGGAGGAGTGGCGCAGCAAAATGGATTTGGTTCGCGACGTGGCCGATCTGCTGGTGACGGCGGGAAAACTTGAGGTTTTGCAGGGAAATGTCGTGGAAACGGACATGCCGTCAAAATTAAAAGGGCCCATTCGTTTGCGAAGAAAGTAAAGAGTTTTCTAAAATTAATCCTGTGCAGAAGTTTTAACATCTAAATTAAGTTGATGCTCCCGTCGATTTCGATAATTATTTCCCGGCGCAATCGTGAAACATTTCCGCACCATAATAAAACACGAAAAGCCACGCGATTCCTTTTAAAGTAAAAAAGATCAGACCGCCAATTCCTACGCGTTTGAACCACATTTTCATTTTCGAATTTTTGTCGTCTCTGGGGTGTTGATTTTTCATATCACAGCTTTGCCCAAATATAATTATTTATTTTAGTCTTAAATAATTATGATTGGTTAATCAAACCAATGTCTTCCCTTATAAACTGCGCGAGAAACCCTCAAATCTGTTAAATTTAAATTAAAATACTTTTAGATTTTTTCGCCTTACGCAAAATTCATATCTTTAAAGACAACTCAAAAATATATGTATGTCCAAAAAAATGAATGATTTCGGAATTGAACAGTCACTTAAAAATCTGGGAATATCCACTGAAAATAACGGCGTTTCCTCTGGCGGCGATTTTTTTGCCCATGGTGATCTGCTCGAAAGCTATTCGCCCACCGATGGAAAACTGATCGCGAAAATTAAGACGGCCAAGGCCGATGATTATAATAAGGTTATAGAAACGTCGAAGGAAGCTTTTAAAGAATTTCGAATGATTCCGGCTCCTAAAAGAGGGGAGTTGGTGCGTCAGTTTGGTCTGAAATTACGGGAATATAAAGATGATTTAGGTAAACTTGTCTCTTATGAAATGGGCAAATCCCTGCAGGAAGGTTTGGGTGAAGTTCAGGAAATGATTGATATCTGCGATTTTGCAGTAGGACTTTCGCGCCAGCTGCACGGTTATACGATGCATTCCGAAAGACCTGGGCATAGAATGTACGAGCAGTATCACCCGTTGGGCGTGGTGGGAATTATCTCCGCCTTTAATTTTCCTGTGGCGGTTTGGTCCTGGAATACGGCGCTCGCATGGATCTGTGGAAACGTAACCATTTGGAAACCATCAGAAAAAGCACCACTTTGTGCAATCGCCTGTCAAAACATAATTACTGAAGTTTTAAAAGAAAATGAGCTTCCGGAAGGAATTTCTACCATGCTCGTGGGCGATCATAAAATTGGAGAAATGCTGGTGAACGACAAAAATGTATCGCTTATTTCCTTCACAGGCTCCACCAAAGTGGGCCGAATTGTCGGTACAAACGTTGCGCAAAGATTTGGCAAATCCATTCTGGAGTTAGGCGGAAACAATGCGATTATCTTTACCGAAAACGCCGATTTAAATATGTCGATCATCGGTGCTGTCTTCGGTGCGGTGGGAACAGCGGGACAAAGATGTACTTCAACCAGAAGACTCATTATCCACGAATCAATTTTTGACGAAGTAAAAAACCGTTTGGTAAAAGCTTACGGACAGTTGAAAATAGGAAATCCTTTAGACGAAAATAATCATGTGGGACCTTTGATCGACCAGGATGCGGTAAAACAATATCAGGATTCCATCGAAAAATGCAAAGCTGAAGGTGGTAAATTTGTTGTGGAAGGTGGCGTTTTGGACGGAGAAAATTACGAATCCGGATGTTACGTAAAACCGTGCATCGCGGAAGTTGAAAACGCATTTAAAATTGTGCAGCACGAAACTTTTGCTCCAATTCTTTACATCATGAAATATAAAACGTTGGAAGAGGCCATCGCCATGCAGAATGATGTTCCGCAGGGTTTAAGTTCTGCCATTATGACGACGGATATGCGGCAGGCAGAGTTGTTTTTGTCTCAGGTCGGTTCCGATTGTGGAATTGCCAATGTGAACATAGGAACTTCCGGTGCGGAAATCGGTGGCGCTTTTGGTGGCGAAAAAGAAACCGGCGGCGGCAGAGAATCCGGTTCTGATGTCTGGAAATATTACATGAGACGCCAGACAAACACTATTAATTATACCGACAGTTTGCCCTTAGCCCAGGGAATTAAATTCGATTTGTAAAATAATATCAATAATTTGGGCAGCTTTTTCCGCCCTCCGTTCCCGCTTTTTTTACCCGCCGCGGCGGATAAAAAAGAGCTCCACTCAGGTCGGGCTGCAAATGGGGTTTCGAAATAAAATTCAGTGATCATTTAATTATTCATAACGCTCAAAAAAAACTAAAAATATGAACGACGCAATTGCAAGTCATCCACAACCAACAAACGAAGTGAAGCAAACCCTCGCCAGACACATGCTGGCCGACGGTTTCGATTTCGTGATGGATTTCGAAAAGTCCCACGGCAGCTATATTCACGACAGTGTTACAGGAAAAGATTATCTTGATATGTTCTCCATGTTCGCCTCGGCATCCATCGGTTACAACCATCCTTATCTGATGGAAAAATCGGCTTGGCTTGGCAGAATGGCCGTCAACAAACCCACCCTGGCCGATGTATATTCCAGAGAATTTGCAGATTTTATGGATGTTTTCGAAAGAGTTGCTATTCCAAAAGAATTGCAGTATGCGTTCTTTATCGAAGGCGGCACCATGGGCGTTGAAAATGCGATGAAAGCCTGCTTCGACTGGAAAACCCGCAAAAATTTTGAAAAAGGAATGGATTTGGAAGCCGGCATCTGTATACATTTCAAACAGGCCTTCCACGGAAGAAGCGGTTATACCCTGAGTTTGACCAATACTTCAGATCCACGAAAGTATCAGTATTTCCCCAAATTCGACTGGCCCAGAATTATTAATCCCCATTTAAATTTTCCGATAACCGAAGAGAATTTAGCCGAAACAATAAAACAAGAAAATCTTGCCTTGTTAAATATTGAAGAGGCAATCCTTTCCAATCCAAACAAAGTAGCCTGCATTATCATCGAACCCATTCAGGCGGAAGGTGGCGACCATCATTTCCGAGACGAATTTTTTGTTGGTCTGCGCGAAATATGCGATCAAAATGAGGTTTTACTTATTTTTGATGAAGTGCAAACCGGCATCGGACTCACGGGAAAAATGTGGGCGTTTCAACATTTCAGTGCAAAACCAGACATTATTTCTTTTGGTAAAAAAGCACAGGTTTGTGGTGTTTTGGCGAACAAAGAAAAATTCGACGAAATTCCCAACAATGTCTTCCGGGAAAGTTCCCGTATCAATTCCACTTTTGGTGGAAACTTTATCGATATTTTAAGATTTCAGCTTATTTTGGAAGTCATCGAAAAAGAAAACCTTGTCGAAAATGCCAGAATTGTCGGCGAATATCTTCTGGAAGGTTTGCAAAAGCTTGCGCAAAAATATCCGAATTGGCTTTCAAATCCACGCGGACGCGGCTTAATGTGCGCCATCGATTTACCAACCGGCGAGCAGCGCGACCGTATGCGGGAAATGCTGTACGACGAGGGAATGATTATTTTATCCTGTGGAACCAGCGCAATCCGCTTCCGTCCGCATTTAAATGTGACCAAAGAAGAAATTCAAATG encodes:
- a CDS encoding fasciclin domain-containing protein; protein product: MTLTIGCNANNMSMANKEKTVMVGGAAMYPTKNIVENAMNSKDHTTLVAAVKAAGLVETLQSKGPFTVFAPTNAAFDKLPAGTVEMLVMPENKAMLTKILTYHVVPGRISAKDLAMWTAKNGGKYMTKTVQGEELTFWTKGKDMYIKDAKGNSAKITIADVNQSNGVIHVIDTVLMP
- a CDS encoding GNAT family N-acetyltransferase — its product is MNFSVQPTLENETISLVPLEKHDFEELFDVASDPTVWEQHPNKERYKREVFENFFQGAMESKGAFLVLDKGTEEVLGSTRFYDYDEKNKSILIGYTFYGTSSWGKNINSGVKKLMLDYIFQFVETVIFHVGKTNIRSIKAMERLGAENVGEEEVAYFGEDPKINVVFKIQKESWKLKLH
- a CDS encoding methylated-DNA--[protein]-cysteine S-methyltransferase — translated: MELSNELMYEASLTKNVDFEGVFWMGVKTTGIFCRPTCTARKPKPENVEFFQNTKAAILKGYRPCKVCRPLENINGTPEYIQQILKELREDPSLKFKDFDLVQREIEPATIRRWFQKNHGMTFHAFQRMFRLNTAFKKIQQGENIMETAYDSGFESLSGFNESFKTIFGVSPKNSKSYKIIDLKRIETPVGTMYAAAIEEGICMLEFTDRKMLETEFKDLAKSLNATIVLGENPHFQTLEKELSEYFIGERTRFSVPLSPVGTAFQKSVWKALMEIPYGETWTYRKQSEFLGDAKKVRAVANANGMNKISIIIPCHRVIGSNGTLTGYGGGIWRKQKLLELEKAILF
- a CDS encoding DUF3253 domain-containing protein, which codes for MVSEADKIKNAHLQFAAERGFGKTYCPSEVARELFPEEWRSKMDLVRDVADLLVTAGKLEVLQGNVVETDMPSKLKGPIRLRRK
- a CDS encoding aldehyde dehydrogenase family protein, which gives rise to MSKKMNDFGIEQSLKNLGISTENNGVSSGGDFFAHGDLLESYSPTDGKLIAKIKTAKADDYNKVIETSKEAFKEFRMIPAPKRGELVRQFGLKLREYKDDLGKLVSYEMGKSLQEGLGEVQEMIDICDFAVGLSRQLHGYTMHSERPGHRMYEQYHPLGVVGIISAFNFPVAVWSWNTALAWICGNVTIWKPSEKAPLCAIACQNIITEVLKENELPEGISTMLVGDHKIGEMLVNDKNVSLISFTGSTKVGRIVGTNVAQRFGKSILELGGNNAIIFTENADLNMSIIGAVFGAVGTAGQRCTSTRRLIIHESIFDEVKNRLVKAYGQLKIGNPLDENNHVGPLIDQDAVKQYQDSIEKCKAEGGKFVVEGGVLDGENYESGCYVKPCIAEVENAFKIVQHETFAPILYIMKYKTLEEAIAMQNDVPQGLSSAIMTTDMRQAELFLSQVGSDCGIANVNIGTSGAEIGGAFGGEKETGGGRESGSDVWKYYMRRQTNTINYTDSLPLAQGIKFDL
- a CDS encoding DUF2911 domain-containing protein, whose amino-acid sequence is MKKLILAAFMAVSVSAYSQWNIPVASPRQSVEQQFSMSKISVDYGRPAVKGRTIFGDLVPFGKVWRAGANSATKITFGQAVNFGGKEVMAGTYGLFILPQEKEWKIILNKDSDQWGAFTYDEKLNVVDITVPVQKMTEKQEYFEVSLNPMDENKIDLVFKWDMTKVVLPISTGKPEMVAKIVGKLKEIKQIEKDSAPKK
- a CDS encoding DUF2945 domain-containing protein, which codes for MIKKGTKVKWNWGSGTATGKVIETYTESITKTIKGSTVTRNGEKGNKALLIEQEDGDKVLKSESEVTKPD
- the lat gene encoding L-lysine 6-transaminase, whose protein sequence is MNDAIASHPQPTNEVKQTLARHMLADGFDFVMDFEKSHGSYIHDSVTGKDYLDMFSMFASASIGYNHPYLMEKSAWLGRMAVNKPTLADVYSREFADFMDVFERVAIPKELQYAFFIEGGTMGVENAMKACFDWKTRKNFEKGMDLEAGICIHFKQAFHGRSGYTLSLTNTSDPRKYQYFPKFDWPRIINPHLNFPITEENLAETIKQENLALLNIEEAILSNPNKVACIIIEPIQAEGGDHHFRDEFFVGLREICDQNEVLLIFDEVQTGIGLTGKMWAFQHFSAKPDIISFGKKAQVCGVLANKEKFDEIPNNVFRESSRINSTFGGNFIDILRFQLILEVIEKENLVENARIVGEYLLEGLQKLAQKYPNWLSNPRGRGLMCAIDLPTGEQRDRMREMLYDEGMIILSCGTSAIRFRPHLNVTKEEIQMALDKFDICLNRM